GTCAAGTTCAGATAGTGCAAATGCAAGGTTTCTCTCCGTAGCATTTGATACACGAATCCTCCTCTGCCATTTACGCAGACGGTAAAGCTGTGCACGGTTCTTTGAAGAGATTGCACGGCCATAGGAGTCACGGTTTCTCCAGTCGATCATTGTTGAAAGACCCTTGTCGTGAATTGTGAAGGTCATCGGTGCACCGACACGTGAACGCTTCATCCTCTGGTCATGATCGAAGGCACGCCACTCAGGACCGCGGTCAATAAACTCCTCTTCAAGAACAAGACCACAGTTCTGACAGGTCAGCTCAGCACGTTCATAATCCTGCACAAGCTGGCGGCTTCCACACTCAGGACAGACAGTCTTTGTGGAACTCTCGTGCTTATTCTTTACCTTCTCAACCGTAGTTGTTCTGTTCTTAAGTGCCTCTCTCTGGCTCTGGAGTTGTTTAAGTTTTTCAAGTTCCTGCATATTTGTATCACCGAAATATTATTTTGTGTAGAGTTTTTCACCGGCTATGCGATTCTTTGTGCTCCTGCAGCTGACAGTCGCATAAGGCTTTTTTATATTCCCGTATATCTCAACCAGTTTACCGACAGGTTTTTGTCTCCTGTCAACAACATCTGAATAGAGACGTGGAAGCTGAGCCGCATCACAGTTTATTACCAAAAGATGCTCACTTTGAATAAATTGTACATTGCCTGCCAACTTCAAAAAAATCATTCCTTAAAATCCGGGTAACTGGCGATAATTCGCAACCTATATATATTTATTCTTAAACTATAAAAAGATTTCGTGAATATTTATATAATAATTAACTTCAGAACAGCCAGCTGATATTTTCCATAGATAATATACTATTTGAAGTTTTTTCATCCATCCCGGCACCCATGGCAACCGCCCTTCGCGCGTATGAATCCATCAGATCCCCCGGCCCGTGTGCATCGGAGTCCACAACAATCCGGCAGCCGCATAACTCTGCAACCTTTAAAACATGACCGTTTGTCCGGTTATGTCCGCCCCTTGACGTAATCTCAACGGCAACACCGTTCTCAGCCGCCAGAAGGCCCTCATTTTCAGTTATAAAGCCAGGATGAGCTAAGACATCAACATCAGGACAGCTGCATGCAGCCAGATTAGTCCCTGGGCAGACCGGCTCAGTGACAGTTTCGCCATGCACAATAACAACCCCTGCACCCTCATCCCTTGCCCGCCCTGCAAGCCGTGCAATCTCACCGGGAGGAACATGGGTAATCTCAACTCCGGCAATCACATTCACGCCATAAAGAGACGATGAACCGATAACCTCAAGGAGAGACGAGAGTACAGAAGAGATATTAGAGGCATCCACATGGTCCGTAATACCTATTGTCCTGTAGCCCAGAACAGAAGCTCTCCTCACAAGTTCGGAAGGTAAAAGCTCCCCGTCTGAAAAAACAGTGTGGGTATGAAGGTCGTACATCTTTATTTTGCCCCGATCCCGGCAGCTATCTTCTTTAAAAGTTCCTCTTTAGGCCCCAAATATTTTACACGAACCCGGCCCTTCTTCTCCAGCCAGAACGCAGGATGGCTCTTCTCCTCGACAACCGGATTTAAACCGGCTTTTTTCACCGCAGAAACTATCAAATTCAGATCAGGAGACTGGACTGCAAGATCTTTCGGCACGCGCCTACCCTCACTGCGCTTCAGTTTCTGATCAAAATAACAGGGATAAATGACCAGCTCTTTTTTCATAAATAATATATGACAGGTGCACTTATTAACAGATCCCAGTCAAAATAGATCTTATGCATCATATTGACGTAAGCATCGAAAAAGACGTATTCGATGCTAACAACAAACTTGCACATAAGAACTTCCACAGGTTAAAGGAGAACAATATAAGAGCCATAGACCTTCTTGGTGCAATAGGATCAGGAAAAACAGCCCTCATAGAAAAAATTGTCCCTGAACTGAAGAAGAGAGGCATAAGAGCCGGAGCAATAGCAGGGGATGTCTGGGGAGACGACGACTTCAAAAGGATTGTCGATACCGGAATTCCGGCTGTAAACGCAAACACAGGAAAAGAATGCCACCTGGACGCACATCTGGTGGAGCATTCAATTGAGAAACTTCCGCTTGAGGATATTGACATACTATTTATAGAAAATGTAGGCAACATGGTCTGCCCGACTGACTTTCAGCTGGGCGCAGAGAAGAGAGTCGTTGTGGTGAGCACAACCGAAGGCGATGATGTCGTAAATAAGCACCCGATGATGTTTAGAAACGGCAATATTGCGGTTATAAACAAGACAGATCTCGCAGATTACGTGGATTGTAACATCTCAAGAATGGAGGACGACATCCACAAATATAACCCGGTAATGCCCGTATTCAGAACCAATATGAAAACCGGAGACGGAATAGCCGAACTTACAGATGAGATACTCCGGTAACGTTTGCGGTTAGGTTAAATATTTTCAGGATGAATATATATAGCAATTCAGGTGAATGGAAAAGCCGGACAATGACCGGAATTTCCGACAACCAAATTATAACTTAAAGGTGTAATAAAATGCTCTGGCAAGGTAAATCAGTAAGGACAGAGACAGGAGGACGTGTCCACCTCTCACGCAAGAAGAGAAGAGTAGAAATCGGAAGAGCACCGGCAGAGACCGTAATCGGTGAAGTACGCAACAAAAAAATCAGGACATTTGGCGGAAACCAGAAGATCCGTTCACTCAGGGCAAACATTGCAAATGTTGCAGATCCAAAGACAGGCGTAACAAAGAAAGCTGAGATCCAGACAGTGGAAGAAAACGCTGCAAACCCGAACTACGTCCGCCGTAACCTTTTAACAAAGGGCGCTGTAATAAGGACTGAACTCGGCAGAGCAAAAGTAGTCTCAAGACCAGGTCAGGACGGCGTTGTAAACGCAGTTCTTATCGAATAATCTTTTTTAACTTTCTTTCAGACCGGAAAAATCCGGTTGTTTCCGTCATGCCTGAAAATTACAGCTCTGGCTTTGCTTTGATACACTCCGGAAATACAGTTTTTGCATCTCAGGCCGGCCACGATGAACCCACCTGAGAGTCATAAGTGCGGCCCGCAGTCAGTTGAGCCGAGTATACATGAGACACCATATTTCCGGAGAAGAAGAGACCGTAGGCCCGTATAATTGCTGCTGAAACGAAGATGAAGAACACCTGTCCCATCTCTGCACAGCAAAACCGGAATAATTCTTTGCCGCCGGACTACAGAATACCGGAACCGGACTTCCGGAATTTTAAAGTGACGGAATCATCCCGGAAGAGATAAGATGATAAACCCGCAGAAATGAAGGAAACAGAAATTCACCAAAGTTCCGGTTAAAAAGAAAAAGTCAATCATGAACCAGCCGGTTCACAGATGATGGATGAAAAACAGAAGCTTATCATATGATATATTTAACAGACCTTATGAAAGATTTTTCAAAAAAATTTCGCTTCATGAACTATATATAAAAAAAGATCTTAATATTCCTTATAATGCGCAGAATATATCACAGATTTCCTTTGAGATGCGACCTTGACTTTGACGTTGAAATGCCCTTTTATGACGTAATTACAAAGATTATCAGCCTGAACAATACACACGCCACTTCAAAGGCAGGCGATGACCTGGTAAAGCTTGCAGTGCGGGTGGATGTTGCAGATAAAAAGACAAATATGATCAATGTCGATGAAGTGCCCAATCTTGCGGAGGTCTCAACCGAGACGGTAGATTTCAGGATAAACCTCATTGAAACTATCCTTACAGGAGACAGAAGAATACCACGTGCCGGGACATCATATCTTCTGAAGGTTAAGGAAAACGGAATGGCAACCCAGTGCTTCGTTGTAAAAGAGAGCAGTTCCGGAAGCACAGATGCCTTTGACATAAAGAAAATAATAACAGGAAAATAAAATCAGGTTCATGCTGAAACAGACCATTGCCTCACCTTTTAAGAGTATGAGAAAGGACGGGCTGAAAAAAAATGAGATAATATATTACCTGACTCTTGACAGAAGATGGATGAATAAGGATCAGGCTGAAAAAGTTATTAAAATCGGCCTTGAAGAGGGCCTTCTGACGAAGGAGAAAGATATGTTATCCCCGGCCTTTGATGCATCATCCGTTGAGATACCAATAGGTTTTAAGCCGGGTTCTGAGATCCTGAAAAGAAGAGATCCTGTGGAGGAGATACTCGGAAGGATTGCAGAGAAGAATAAGGCTGAAATCTCAAAAGTTACGGCTGAGATGAATGAACTTATCAGAGTTAATTTTGACGGGCATTTAAGTGCAGCTGCCGCATCTGTGATTCTTGCAAGGAAATATGGTGTTCCGTTTGAGGAATACCTTTCAGAGCTTAAAAAACAGGCTAAAGTTACCTGAAATAAACTCCAAAAAAACAAAAAAATATCGTATTTATTCTGCTGCGGCTTCTGCCTCTTCAGGGGCAAAATATGCTGCAAGATCTTTCTTTCCGTATTCTACAACTTTTGCGTTGATCTGAACGAAATCTGATGTTATCTCAGATGCACGGATCGTCTTTCTCTGGCGCTGTCCGTCATAGGTAGGGCGGAAACCTGTGCTCTCAGAGAGAAGAAGTTTCCTCTTGCCTGCACCGGGGAGATCCTTTCTTGCCGGAATTCCGGTTCTGTCGGTTGCACCCGTAAGTTCGATCTTATATCCTTCAAATCCAAGTGCATCTGCACTTACTGTCTCTCCGAGCTTTTTGCCCATTAATGCGCCTGCCATTGCACCTGCGGCCTCAACTTTATAGGAGATGCCGGTCTTTGGGTCGGACAGGACTACTTTGAAATCTGCCATTGATAATATACTCCAATATTTAGTTCTCTATTATTTTGGATTGTAACATTAAAAATGCTACTTACCCCAGAAGGGATCTTCCTTTCTCTTAATATTTGTAAACTCCTCCAAAACATCAATCATACTGGCGTTTAAGTGCGAAAGCATCTCAGTTTCAAGGACTTTTACATGGCGCTCCGGAATTTCGACATACAGAACATCGCCGACATCGATCTGCCGCCCCACAGTTGCGCCTTCAATTGAGATTGCAACCTCTTTGCCCTCATGCGCCTCCTGGATATTGTCCTGACCGGACTTCATCTGTTTGATCTTTCCGATTCTTCTGCCGTCCGGCAATACGAGGTTTACACCGGTTGTAAGTTTGCCGCCAAGCACCCTTACACCAACAACGGCCGGGTTGCTCTGCCGGAAGACACAATCCGGAAGAAGTGAGATCTTTGCAGGCATGATGATCTTCTCAAAGCTCTGCTTTTCCAGCTCACGCCTTGTCTTCTCCTCCCATTCCACGTAGTCATCAATAAGATGATATATGACCTTACTTTCAAAGAGCTGGACATTCTCTTTTTCTGCCAGTGAGTCTATCGCATCCGGAAGTAGTGGTGTGTTGAATGCCAGGAGTACAGATCGTAATGGGTCGCGTATCGTTGCGACCTCGATTATGTCATGCCTGCTTACCGGACCGACCTCCGCCCTGAAGACCGGGATTTCATGCTTTTCAAGCTCTTTGGAAAGAGCTTCAAGTGCACCGATGGTGTCTGCCTTGATGAATATTCCGTCATCTGAGAGTTTGACCTCTATGTCTTCCATCTCATGGCGGACATTTTCAATAATTTCGTCCCTGTTGCCCTTAATAACCCGGAAAGGTGATCCGGCAACAGCACCTTCAAGTCCCGGGGCTGCGACCTTAATTCCCCTTGCGGCGTTGACAGATTTTACACGCTCGAATTTATCCTCGGTGAGAATCTCCTGCATAGGCCTTGGCTGAAGCAGGGACCTCACTTTCGTTGTGATAACTTCGTTATCTCCTCCGACTGCTATCTCGTCCCCCACTTTGAGGCTGCCGTCGTAGAGAATTACGTCAAGTGTTATACCAAGGCCTTTCTCTTCCTTCACTTCAAGGACAGTGCCGCATCCTGGCCCTTCAACTGTGAGTGCAAGGTTTTCTGTCATGTAGCGCTGGGCAAGGCCGATCATGACCATTAAAAGATCAGGTATTCCTTCACCGGTTATGCCGCTCACCGGCACTATAGCTACATTTTTCTGGAAGTCTGAAATCCGGTCATACCTTTCGCAGTTAATTCCACGCTCAGACAGTGCCCCGACAAGCTCATAGATCTTTGTCTCAAGCATCATCTGGACTCTCTCGTTCTGGGCCTTGTAGCAGGCCGCAAAAGGTGCGTTCTCGTTTACACGCCATCCGTGGATTCTGTCAACCTTTGTCGCCGCAACTACGAAGGGTGTTTTATAGGATTTCAGTATTTCAAGGGCTTCGATCGTCTGGGGCTGAAAACCTTCATTAATATCGGCAACGAGAATCGCCATGTCGGCAAGTGCACCGCCCCTGGAACGGAGGGTTGTGAAGGCATGGTGTCCCGGCGTGTCTATGAATAACAGGCCGGGTACGTCGAATTTCACTTTGCCTTTTGTTCCGCTCATCTCCTCGATTGCATCGAGAGGAACAATTGTTGCACCTATGTGCTGGGTTATTGCGCCAGCTTCCTTATTTACTACTGAAGATCCCCTTATCCTGTCAAGCAGGGATGTCTTGCCGTGATCGACGTGACCAAGTACACAGACAATAGGTGTTCTTATCGACCCTTCTGCTTCTGAGTTCCCTGATTTCTTCTTCTTTTTCGCCATATTGTTCCCCTCCAAAAAAACCTGGGTTTTCTGAATTCTTCTGCTTCTTACATAACGGGCATTTTCATGAGAGACAGAGCCGGACTATTTCTCTGTAACGTATATGCCGGTTTAGGCGTGCAGTTATTATTCTGCATCAGCTTTCCGGTGATATGCAGACTGCTTCCTTTTTTTAAGCTTAAACTTTTTAAAATGTTCTGTGAATGCAAACTTTTGTATCTATATATTCATACACAAAAAGATATTAGACTATGCAATACAGATGAGATTACATCATAATTCAGGATAAGGAACATCTCCCAGCCTACTGAATTTTTCCATTGTCAAAGATTTATTACATGGGTAATGCGGGACTGTGGATCTTTATGACCTGAATGTGATACCGGTTCCGCTGTACGCTGTATTACTCCGGCGCTCTCCTCCGGAGGATGGATACAGTCCGAAATATCTTATTTTAAGGGTCAAACGCCGGACAAAATGAAAATATTAATTAACAAGTGAGTACAATGTTTGTAAGCACCTTGCCGGGGTGGGGTAGTTGGATATCCTCAGGGATTGTGGCTCCCTGGACTCGGGTTCAAATCTCGGCCCCGGCCTTTCTTTTTAAGTTTAAGTTTTATAATGCCCAGGACAATATTATTATAGTTATCCGATAAAATTTTTCCTGCATACTGAAGAGATTATAATATCCAGACAATCACATACCTAAGGGTATTTGGTAAAGATTCAAATTTTAAACGGCCCTGTGTGGTTCCTGTAAGTCCCTGTATATACCGGGATAAAAGAGGATGATGATTTTTGTATATCGAATGGGGCTGTTGCACGAATGAAATTTTGTAGACAATTATACCAATTATTTGAAGTATGTTAGCTGAAATCAAGTATTAATCGCTCATTTATTGAACTAATTTTCCTTACAGTCTATTGGAAAATAATTACACAACAGCCTCGAATGTTCTGTTTTAGTATAGCGGACCTCCTTTTTCAGCTGCAAACCAGATCAATTATTCTATTTGTGGAATCCTATCCAAATGGAGTTACTGAATATCTTTGTTTTGACTTGAAGAACTCAAAAAAGCATATGAAGACCACATACAACGGAGAAATTGGTGTTAGATCTGATTGGGGAATACACACGCCAAAATTTAAAATCCTTGAATCAGGAGACATTGCCCAAATAAATAAAACTGGATGTTGCCTGTTCTGTGGGAAGGAATTAACGGGTAAAAGGTCAAAGTCTAAATTCTGTTCGGATGAATGCCGGTATAGATACCACAACCGGAAGAAAAAGAACGTAAGGATATAAATTCCCTGGTCAGTGGTTTATGATTTTTGAAGGTGTAAGGACCCTTATGAAATCCTTCGTGTTGTTGGTGACAAGTTTTACATCCGGATTATTTGCACTCTGATAAATCACAATGGCTGCAACAAGCTCATCAAATTTACCAATAGGGGTTCCATTCTCCTTAAGTTTTGCAGCTAATTCCCCATATGATGCGTAAAAACTGTTTGAATGGCTAATTACAGGAATTACATTCAAAATATCATTTACTTTTTCTATTGAATCCCCAATGTCTTTTGTTCCGTATGCACCTTTATAGAGTTCGTAAACATTCACAAATGTCGTACTGAAGGTTTCGCCGCTCTTAACAATTTCATCAAGGAACGCAAGGGCTTTTTTATGTCTGGTGCTGTTCCGGCTTCTTATCAGGTCAATTAAAAAAGTACTGTCAAGAATGAACATTCAATCCTCTTCAACACTCTTAACCATTATATCAGCATCTTCATCTGAGAGACGGCCAATCTTACTAATAGCTTCATGCAGTTCTTCAGGAGTGGCAACTCTTGGTATAGTCCTTAGAATTACACTTGAAAGACTTTCATCATCGTTGCTTTTCCATTTCTTCAGCCTGTCATATGCCTCATCTGAAAGGGTCACTGTTTTGGACATGATCACATATAGCCATACATAATCAAATAATAGTTTTGATTGAGTAAAATTCCCAAGAATAAAAAAATAGTTCTGCTGAAATATATGATTTAAGAGAAGGCTTTGATCTTCTCTTCAGTGTCTTTGGATATCTTCCTGTATCTGCCCGGAAGTATAGAAGAGGTCATCAGGAGTACTTCACCTCCGGAATTATACAGAAACCGTTTCCTTGCCACTGCTATGGTCAATCTCAATATGATTGATACAATAGGGACGGGGATTAAGAAGATATTTATGCATCAGCGTGAGAGGTCTTTTCCTATGCCGGATTATGATCTGAGCGTTTCAGGGAGCGTTAAGGTCACAATTACCGGAAAAATCCTTGACGAAAAATATACAAAACTTCTTGTTAAGAGGAAGGATTTAACCCTGTTTGATGTTATTGCTCTTGATAAAGTTCAGAAAGGGCAGGTGATTTCCGGGGATGAATTTAAATCACTGAAGTCAAAAAAACTAATCGAAGGGAGGCGGCCAAATAACCTCTATATATCCTTTGATGTTGCAGAAAAAATGGATTTAAAGGCAGAATATATCAGGAACCTCTCTTTTGACAAGGCTCATTTTAAATTTCTGATTATCTCCTATCTGGAAAACTTTGACCATGCATCCAGAAGTGAAATTGACAGACTGTTATGGGACAAAGTATCAGATACGATGGACGATGAACAAAAAAAGTCTTTCATTAAAAATCTCCTTCAGGAAATGCGGAAAGAAGGAATAATCAGAAGAAAAGGAGCCACAAGAACTGGTTTCTGGAAGCTAAATAACAATTAAAGATAAAATCAATAACACTGGTCAAAATCTATAGAACACCCCCACAACATATACAGGCGACATATATTCAATATGCATTTGAATGAAGCTGGATTGATTTTAAGAACGGTAGACAATCAAATCCAGAAAATAAGTCAGTATTACCAAAATCACTGATCCTCATTGGATAAACCAGAAATAATTTTAAGAACGTTAGACAATCAAATCCAGAAAATAAGTCAGTATTACCAAAATCACTGATCCTCATTGGATAAACCAGAAATAATTTTAAGAACGGTAGACAATCAGATCAATAAAAGAAGCCCAGAATATCAAAATATCTGATTCTCATTGGATAAACCAGAAATAATTTTAAGAACGGTAGACAATCAAATCAACAAAAAAAGCCCATAATATCAAAATTACGGATCCTCATTGGACAAACCAGAAATAATTTTAAGAACGGTAGACAATCAGAAAAGGAAATAAAGTCAACATTACCGAAATCCCCATCCTAAACGGATAAAGGATTAAATATTTTAAGCTCATCAGACATTTATTTTGAGAAAATAACCGATTCCCACAGAAATTCAGGATCTTAATCGGATAAAGGACTAATTATTTTAAGCCCGGTAGAAATAAATTTGCGGAAAAAAAGCCCAATTCATGGAATTCACAGTTTATGTTTAATCATAAAGCTTTGCAGAATAAAATAAACTCAGCAAATCAGAATAACTTATATCTGCTGTGTGCCTGATCGATATTCATAGCATCAATAACTTTTACAATCTTTTTTTCTTCCTCAATCCTGTAAAAGATGGTATGCGTCATAGAAATATGAAGCCGGTAAGTTTTGGGACTGGAGCCTTTAATCAGCTTTTTATTACAGCGCCTGTTTGGTCTTTTAAGATACTCTACGAGGCATAAAAGGATTATATCTCTGATATGTGCCTTATCTTTCTTTGAAACTTCCTGGAAATATTCGTCTGCATCATCACTGATTAGGACTTTATACATCCCCAAAAACCTCATCAATAGTGAGGTATTTGGTTTTCTTATCAATGCTATTGCAGTGATTTACAACCTTCTCCACATCCCAGTTCTCTTCATCTTCAGAGAATTCCAAAGCAATATCCAGCACCTTAGAGATGAGTGAATCATCAGTCTCATTACCTTCCCGAAGCCGGCTAAGCCTCAACCAGGTTTCATGGCTTATTGTTATTATTTCACTGTCAGATCCCATAGACTATAATTAACATCAGGATATATTAGAATTTATGCTCATTACAAACTGAAAATCTGTTTCAGAGAATAACCTGAGCTAATAAACAAACAGACAGACAGAGAAACAGACAAACAGAGAAACGGAGATCAAAACCATATTTCCGGTTGAAAAACTAATTATATCCCCACAAATAACATATTATTACCAGATATGAATGATGAGGATTTAGGTAATAGTTCGGGAAATAGTTTAGGTGAAAATATAGTCAAAAACGATTTTCAGCCGGAAAAACCATGCAGAATATGAAATCAAAGACAGATCAAATGGATAAAACAGACAACGGGGATAGTGGGGATAACAAAACAATATCATCAGACATCCTGACAGAAAACTTCGATACAATAACAAAGGCAAACGGCGGCATAAAAAAACTCCGTGAACTAATCCTTCAGCTTGCAGTGCAGGGCAAACTTGTCCCCCAAAACCCCGGTGACGAACCGGCATCCGTCCTCCTCGAAAAAATCAAAGACGAAAAGCAGAACCTCATAAAAACCGGCCAGATTAAGAAGCAAAAACCCCTACCCCCCATAGACGAAGATGAAGTGCCATACGATTTGCCGGAAGGATGGATCTGGACAAGATTAGGACATATTATTCAAAAAATCCAAAGTGGAGGAACTCCCAGTAAAATAAATTCCAGATATTGGGACGGTGAAATTTTCTGGGCCAGTGTAAAAGATTTAGGAAGCGACAAATATTTATATTCAACCCAACATAAAATAACTCAAAAGGCAATAGATGAAAGTAAATCCAAAATAATCCCAAAAAACACGGTGATTATTTGAAATTATATTATTGGAAAGAACATACGTTGTGGAGCGACAGATATTTCTGTTGCACCATTGGAAATGTTAGTAAAACTGCAATTACGAAATATATACGAGAACAAGGATGATGTCGCTTACATCCCCCTGGCTAAAGACCAAGGGGATTTACGCTAAACTTTTTAAAATCAGATAAACTGCCTGTCCGCATGATTGTGTCGCATATCGGTTTTAATGCTGAAGCTATATTTTAAATATTTTTACGGCAACTAACCCTATATCATGAGATATGTATCTTTGATTCTGGTTTTCATTGCAGCCGGACTTGTAATCTGTGCAGGGTGCACAGGAACAGACAGCAGTCCTGCAACCCAGGCACCGACGGTTCAGCCAACAGTTACTCCGACATCTGCACCGGCAGAGCCGACAAAGAACTCTGACCTTGTTCCCGGACCGACACAGCAGCCTGAGAGCAAGTATCAGGTGGTAGTCGGGGTTGACAAGGACACAGTCTACGGTACAATTACGGTAGGGTTCCGCGGAGGAATGGGTCAGAACTATGTAAACAACATCCAGGTCGACTGTTACTATGCAGATGGCGGACATGAGACAAAAGAGCTAAGTGCAGACAAAGTCCGTGACACAGTCACATTTGACGGAGGTCAGAAGACACAGGACAGGATTAAGGTCACTGTAAACTATGAAGGTTCAGTCGGTTCATATGTTATTTACGACAGTCTCGTCCCCAAAAAAGAGATCATTCCAATGATGAAGTAAAGAAGAAGAGAACAGATGAACAAAAAATTACAGAACCTCCAAATTGCCTGGTTCTGAATGTGAAAAATATTATTGCGATCGCTCAAAGTGCTGAATATAAGATCAACAATCTTAAACGGATAAAGGAATAATAATTTTTAACGCCGTTAGAAATAAATTTCCGGAAAATAACCATATATCACCAATATTTACTTCTTTTTTTGAAGAAAGCCATAATAATTTTAAGCACGTAAAAAATAAACGAACAAACAAAGATTAAGACTATATTTCCGGTTGAAAAACTAATTATATCCCCACAAATAACATATTATTACCTGATATGAATGATGAGGGATTAGGTAATAGTTTGGGAAATAGTTTAGGTGAAAACGATTTTCAGCCGGATACAGATTTTTCCGGATTATACAAAGAGATAGACTCCGGTGAAGAAGAAATCATTATATCATTCATCAGGGAATGGAGCGGACATTTCAGAAGAAAAGAACTCCGGGAGAAACTTCAGGAAAAACTTCCGGAAAGAATTACATCCCAGAATTATAACCGGATAATTCAGAAACTACTCAAAACCAATATGATTGCACTTGATTCCAAAGGTTACATTGGCTGGATCTTCAGCAGGGAACTATACACAAAATATGCCACAAGACCTGATCTTAGACTCAGACAACAACCATAAAAAACCAACCAAACCAGATCAAAGAACATTCAGGCCACAAATAACTCATAAAAGATAAAAGCCACATCAAAGAACATCAACCCATAAAACAACTCAGAGAAGACAAAAAAACAGATCAAATAACTCAAAACAGAACATCTCAGCCGGAAAAACCATGCAGAATATGAAATCAAAGACAGATCAAATGGATAAAACAGACAACGGGGATAATGGGGATAACAGAACAATATCATCAGACATCCTGACAGAAAACTTCGCAACAATAACAAAGGCAAACGGCGGAATCAAAAAACTCCGTGAACTAATCCTCCAGCTTGCAGTGCAGGGTAAACTTGTCCCCCAAAACCCCGATGACGAACCGGCATCCGTCCTCCTCGAAAAAATCAAAGACGAAAAGCAGAACCTCATAAAAACCGGCCAGATTAAGAAGCAAAAACCCCTACCCCCCATAGACGAAGATGAAGTGCCATACGATTTGCCGGAAGGATGGATCTGGACGAGGTTAG
The sequence above is a segment of the Methanoplanus limicola DSM 2279 genome. Coding sequences within it:
- a CDS encoding ATP-binding protein, yielding MDIFLYLPGSIEEVIRSTSPPELYRNRFLATAMVNLNMIDTIGTGIKKIFMHQRERSFPMPDYDLSVSGSVKVTITGKILDEKYTKLLVKRKDLTLFDVIALDKVQKGQVISGDEFKSLKSKKLIEGRRPNNLYISFDVAEKMDLKAEYIRNLSFDKAHFKFLIISYLENFDHASRSEIDRLLWDKVSDTMDDEQKKSFIKNLLQEMRKEGIIRRKGATRTGFWKLNNN
- a CDS encoding restriction endonuclease subunit S domain-containing protein — its product is MKSKTDQMDKTDNGDSGDNKTISSDILTENFDTITKANGGIKKLRELILQLAVQGKLVPQNPGDEPASVLLEKIKDEKQNLIKTGQIKKQKPLPPIDEDEVPYDLPEGWIWTRLGHIIQKIQSGGTPSKINSRYWDGEIFWASVKDLGSDKYLYSTQHKITQKAIDESKSKIIPKNTVII
- a CDS encoding transposase; translation: MWSDRYFCCTIGNVSKTAITKYIREQG